The following coding sequences lie in one Pseudomonas sp. SL4(2022) genomic window:
- the exbD gene encoding TonB system transport protein ExbD codes for MGLHLNDSGDDLQENHEINVTPFIDVMLVLLIIFMVAAPLATVDVKVDLPASSAKPTPRPDKPIYLSIKDDSRLFLDNDQVEPALLGAALDKLTQADKEKTIFVRGDKGVDYADLMTVMDNLRGAGYLKIGLVGLETVGTP; via the coding sequence ATGGGCCTGCACCTCAACGACAGTGGCGATGACCTCCAGGAAAACCACGAGATCAACGTCACGCCCTTTATCGACGTAATGCTGGTGTTGCTAATCATCTTCATGGTGGCAGCCCCCCTGGCCACGGTTGACGTAAAAGTCGACCTGCCCGCCTCCAGTGCCAAGCCAACACCACGGCCGGATAAACCGATCTACCTGAGCATCAAGGACGACAGCCGTTTATTTCTCGACAACGATCAGGTCGAACCCGCCCTGCTGGGTGCGGCATTGGACAAGCTAACCCAGGCCGACAAGGAAAAGACCATTTTCGTGCGCGGTGACAAGGGCGTCGACTATGCCGACCTGATGACCGTAATGGACAACCTGCGCGGTGCCGGCTACCTGAAGATCGGTCTGGTTGGCCTGGAGACGGTCGGCACACCATGA